A window of Candidatus Poribacteria bacterium contains these coding sequences:
- a CDS encoding DUF1080 domain-containing protein — MTRQAHGIVWMVVLALGVAFAPDGRTGVFRDDFEDGDLKGWKQLFPEGGLLWKVVDGELTVTHRSNFSTVLGMGDPTWTDYTFECDATLVEDFGPGDVDLFVREKWSEGMLFGVGDFFGGLNIPFIQIGDFMGAWGENVQGVFDADFDLKLNRRHHLKVEADGRKFTYWINGKVALRREDARLKEGHIALGAANYSIRFDNVQIEGRDIPDFTPPTWKGARAVQPGGKATGTWGAVKNP, encoded by the coding sequence ATGACTCGTCAGGCTCACGGAATCGTTTGGATGGTGGTTCTAGCGCTCGGCGTCGCGTTCGCGCCAGACGGGCGAACCGGCGTCTTCCGCGACGACTTCGAGGACGGCGACCTCAAAGGCTGGAAGCAGCTCTTCCCGGAGGGCGGCCTGCTGTGGAAGGTCGTCGATGGGGAGCTCACCGTGACTCACCGGTCGAACTTCAGCACCGTGCTGGGGATGGGCGATCCGACGTGGACGGACTACACGTTCGAATGCGACGCGACGCTCGTCGAGGACTTCGGGCCCGGGGACGTCGATCTCTTCGTCCGCGAGAAGTGGTCCGAAGGGATGCTCTTTGGCGTCGGCGACTTCTTCGGCGGACTGAACATCCCCTTCATCCAGATCGGCGACTTCATGGGCGCGTGGGGCGAGAACGTCCAGGGCGTGTTCGACGCCGACTTCGACCTCAAGCTGAATCGCCGCCACCACCTCAAGGTCGAGGCGGACGGTCGGAAGTTCACCTACTGGATCAACGGGAAGGTCGCGCTGCGCCGAGAGGACGCGCGCCTCAAAGAGGGTCATATCGCGCTCGGGGCGGCGAACTACTCGATCCGCTTCGATAACGTACAGATCGAGGGGCGAGACATCCCGGACTTCACGCCGCCGACGTGGAAGGGCGCCCGCGCCGTTCAGCCGGGAGGCAAGGCGACGGGCACTTGGGGAGCCGTGAAGAACCCGTGA